The following are encoded in a window of Pongo abelii isolate AG06213 chromosome 14, NHGRI_mPonAbe1-v2.0_pri, whole genome shotgun sequence genomic DNA:
- the LOC134759368 gene encoding mitochondrial intermediate peptidase-like isoform X3, whose protein sequence is MPRWWPRKHGSDALALWTSTCPSRGRAQTRKQGRHVGQRGPLPWKRRTRAPGKSCCAQDRVLTVEERTAPGHHAVPRKAGRKAGRLRSQSSGSAAQAAGRGSLEAGIRPEGSAPARLRWAPPSMSFNVKFQGSSLDPFGERGVSGAGGAPLGPRSVITWSFSKDKAACSQGLFGVPELSATEGFHAAQEKALRKAELLVGRACSTPPGPQTVLIFDELSDSLCRVADLRQHLPVLPRLVLNS, encoded by the exons ATGCCGCGATGGTGGCCGAGAAAGCATGGGAGCGACGCTCTTGCTCTCTGGACGTCGACGTGCCCAAGTCGAGGCCGCGCCCAGACCCGGAAGCAGGGCCGTCACGTGGGGCAGCGTGGGCCGCTGCCTTGGAAACGCAGAACGCGCGCTCCAGGTAAAAGTTGCTGCGCCCAGGACAGGGTTCTCACGGTGGAGGAAAGGACTGCTCCGGGACACCACGCTGTGCCCCGGAAAGCTGGGCGGAAAGCTGGGCGGCTTCGGAGCCAGAGCAGCGGCTCTGCGGCGCAGGCGGCGGGCCGGGGCAGCCTTGAAGCCGGGATCCGGCCTGAAGGGTCAGCACCAGCTCGCCTCCGGTGGGCGCCGCCTTCGATGTCATTCAATGTCAAGTTCCAGGGCAGTAGCTTGGACCCGTTTGGCGAGCGCGGAGTGAGTGGCGCAGGAGGAGCTCCCCTAGGTCCCCGAA GCGTCATCACGTGGTCTTTTTCCAAGGACAAGGCTGCCTGCAGTCAG GGTCTTTTTGGAGTTCCTGAGCTGAGTGCCACGGAAGGATTTCATGCTGCACAAGAAAAAGCCTTGAGAAAGGCAGAATTGCTTGTGGGCCGTGCGTGTTCCACCCCACCTGGGCCCCAGACCGTGCTGATCTTCGATGAGCTCTCGGATTCCTTGTGCAGAGTGGCCGACTTG agacagcatctccctgtgttgcccaggctggtcttgaactcctag
- the LOC134759368 gene encoding mitochondrial intermediate peptidase-like isoform X1, which yields MPRWWPRKHGSDALALWTSTCPSRGRAQTRKQGRHVGQRGPLPWKRRTRAPGKSCCAQDRVLTVEERTAPGHHAVPRKAGRKAGRLRSQSSGSAAQAAGRGSLEAGIRPEGSAPARLRWAPPSMSFNVKFQGSSLDPFGERGVSGAGGAPLGPRSVITWSFSKDKAACSQGLFGVPELSATEGFHAAQEKALRKAELLVGRACSTPPGPQTVLIFDELSDSLCRVADLADFVKIAHPEPAFREAAEEACRSIGTMVEKYVLFPSPPPCQVLGDPVAWT from the exons ATGCCGCGATGGTGGCCGAGAAAGCATGGGAGCGACGCTCTTGCTCTCTGGACGTCGACGTGCCCAAGTCGAGGCCGCGCCCAGACCCGGAAGCAGGGCCGTCACGTGGGGCAGCGTGGGCCGCTGCCTTGGAAACGCAGAACGCGCGCTCCAGGTAAAAGTTGCTGCGCCCAGGACAGGGTTCTCACGGTGGAGGAAAGGACTGCTCCGGGACACCACGCTGTGCCCCGGAAAGCTGGGCGGAAAGCTGGGCGGCTTCGGAGCCAGAGCAGCGGCTCTGCGGCGCAGGCGGCGGGCCGGGGCAGCCTTGAAGCCGGGATCCGGCCTGAAGGGTCAGCACCAGCTCGCCTCCGGTGGGCGCCGCCTTCGATGTCATTCAATGTCAAGTTCCAGGGCAGTAGCTTGGACCCGTTTGGCGAGCGCGGAGTGAGTGGCGCAGGAGGAGCTCCCCTAGGTCCCCGAA GCGTCATCACGTGGTCTTTTTCCAAGGACAAGGCTGCCTGCAGTCAG GGTCTTTTTGGAGTTCCTGAGCTGAGTGCCACGGAAGGATTTCATGCTGCACAAGAAAAAGCCTTGAGAAAGGCAGAATTGCTTGTGGGCCGTGCGTGTTCCACCCCACCTGGGCCCCAGACCGTGCTGATCTTCGATGAGCTCTCGGATTCCTTGTGCAGAGTGGCCGACTTG GCTGATTTTGTGAAAATCGCTCACCCTGAGCCAGCATTCAGAGAAGCTGCGGAAGAAGCTTGTAGAAGTATTGGCACCATGGTGGAGAAGTACGTGCtgttcccctccccacctccatgcCAAGTCCTGGGTGATCCGGTCGCATGGACTTGA
- the LOC134759368 gene encoding uncharacterized protein LOC134759368 isoform X2 has protein sequence MPRWWPRKHGSDALALWTSTCPSRGRAQTRKQGRHVGQRGPLPWKRRTRAPGKSCCAQDRVLTVEERTAPGHHAVPRKAGRKAGRLRSQSSGSAAQAAGRGSLEAGIRPEGSAPARLRWAPPSMSFNVKFQGSSLDPFGERGVSGAGGAPLGPRSVITWSFSKDKAACSQGLFGVPELSATEGFHAAQEKALRKAELLVGRACSTPPGPQTVLIFDELSDSLCRVADLILEESFPSNSLLVSSFPFIRLIL, from the exons ATGCCGCGATGGTGGCCGAGAAAGCATGGGAGCGACGCTCTTGCTCTCTGGACGTCGACGTGCCCAAGTCGAGGCCGCGCCCAGACCCGGAAGCAGGGCCGTCACGTGGGGCAGCGTGGGCCGCTGCCTTGGAAACGCAGAACGCGCGCTCCAGGTAAAAGTTGCTGCGCCCAGGACAGGGTTCTCACGGTGGAGGAAAGGACTGCTCCGGGACACCACGCTGTGCCCCGGAAAGCTGGGCGGAAAGCTGGGCGGCTTCGGAGCCAGAGCAGCGGCTCTGCGGCGCAGGCGGCGGGCCGGGGCAGCCTTGAAGCCGGGATCCGGCCTGAAGGGTCAGCACCAGCTCGCCTCCGGTGGGCGCCGCCTTCGATGTCATTCAATGTCAAGTTCCAGGGCAGTAGCTTGGACCCGTTTGGCGAGCGCGGAGTGAGTGGCGCAGGAGGAGCTCCCCTAGGTCCCCGAA GCGTCATCACGTGGTCTTTTTCCAAGGACAAGGCTGCCTGCAGTCAG GGTCTTTTTGGAGTTCCTGAGCTGAGTGCCACGGAAGGATTTCATGCTGCACAAGAAAAAGCCTTGAGAAAGGCAGAATTGCTTGTGGGCCGTGCGTGTTCCACCCCACCTGGGCCCCAGACCGTGCTGATCTTCGATGAGCTCTCGGATTCCTTGTGCAGAGTGGCCGACTTG ATCCTGGAAGAAAGCTTCCCATCAAATTCCCTTTTGGTTTCGTCTTTCCCCTTTATTAGGCTGATTTTGTGA